acaataaagataaaaatataatgatTATATTTAAAATCCAACTATAATTTAAGTTTATAATAAACATAATGGTGTATCATATGCATCATTTTATTGTACACAACAATAGAATAACACATTTAATAGTTGAATAGTTAATTATGATCTAGGCTATACTACTGTTAATCGTTTACAGGGGTAGAGGAGCTTAATGAGACAATggctgactttaaaaaaatcttattcagaaaacaagttttattCACTCAGCTTCAAGGGAAGAAATTACTTTAGTGCAATAGCCTCTagttaattttaactttaaacTAATTAACACAAACACAACTGTACCAAATAAGTTTTTGTACTTGGCATATTACTCTGAAAATTGTACTGTGCTCATTATAGCATTCTGCAAAGCCCCTGTCTTACTGTACAGCCCAATATTCCATGCCATACAGTTACTTCTTCCACTGAAATTCCCCTTTACTTTGTTACAGACAAAATTTAGTTTGATGAGCAAAGCACAAATATCTAGTGAAATTAATGGACGTTCATTCATAAGAACTGTTATATTCCTAAGTCATACTCCCTCTGTAAAAGGAAGGTGTTTGGTTTCAGATATTACATATGAAGGTTCATTTTGTCTTATACCAAACagctatattttttaaatttatttttttattttcagagttcctgtccttattttcaaaacagttctGAAAGACATAAGATCTGTCTCAATTCTTTTGTGGCTTGCAATGCTGATTTATTTCATGAAACGATGAGGATTTTAGGGTACAGTGTTGAACAGCACCACTAAACTCTTTCATGCAGTACCAAAGAAACTGGTGGAAGTCTCTAGATTTTGTTCTATCTTTGAGAAGGTTTTGACATGAACAACATGTTCCATCTTTTAGCTTTAGATTGAAGGTTGGCTATTGGAAATACTATTGCTTTGACAATGAAGATATACATCAACATAGGAGATAATAGCAGCTACAAACCAAAATACCCTTATAGACTGGAAATAGCTGTTATACTGCATTGTTAACAAATACTGTaacattccttcttgtcctataACTTCCTAAgcactctgtgtttttttttttttctaggcacCCACTGGCCACCTTTTTCCACCTGTTTTTCCGAGTGAGTGCTATTATTACCTACTTGTTCTGTGACTGGTTCAGCAACAGCTTTGTTGCCTGTTTTGTCACTATTCTCCTCCTTCTATCCTTTGACTTTTGGTCAGTTAAGGTAAGATGACCCTGAATAGTAATTACCTTTGAAACTATTTTGTGTgccattaaataaaacaaaaaaggaaacaagtaTACTGGCAAAAGTGACAAAAACATTGTGATCTGTTGAATTTATTAAATGTCTAGCCCATTTTAATTAAGACATTTATATATCTTAGTTACTGTTATTGCTTATCACCATGTTCTCTATGGCTGATGTGAGCTACTAATATGGTGAGAAAATTGCCCTGCCATAGGTAGATTTGTTTGTATGAtctcctccttaaaaaaaaagaaataaagtaatacTGGCTTTCACTGATGGATGCCAAAGGATGCCCCAAGCTGCAATACTGTGCCCAGACCCAGCatgcaggagctgcagaaggCTCCTGGGAGCCCAGCTATGGCACCGGTGCCCCAGTCATGTGCAGGCAGGGGCATCAGGCCAGCCTAAATCCCCAGGGCTCCGCATGTGGAACAAGGCTTTTGTTTTGTAGAAGTGAAGCACTGATGTATCTCCAGTATGCTGAAAACTTCTAGTATTCACCCAGGCACAGAAGGAATCAAGCAAATAAATTAAGAAAGTACATGCAGCTTATTTGCTTATAatcaattttccattttttgtttccaGTGTGTTTTTGTTCGGTTCTCCTCTCTTACTGAGAGAATTTGTTTATTGGGGGCTTCTCCTACTAACTGACTTGGAAAAAATACATCCTATACTTTCTTACCTAAATCAATGTTATTGTGCTAACTATCATATTAGAAGAGGAGAACAGGCCTCTAAATTTGTGGTAACTCATCCACCCTTAATGACTGTTGTGCTCAATCTAGCACGGCTTCTAGAACTAATTTTAGTATTTGATAAAATATATGATTTTCAGAcatgcttgccttttttttttttttaatgttagtctGACAAGTGAATTATGCTACTGATTAATGCAAATAACTGTTTCTGTCACTAGAATGTGACAGGAAGACTCTTGGTTGGTTTGCGTTGGTGGAACCAGATTGATGAAGATGGAAAAAGCCACTGGGTGTTTGAAGCAAAAAGGGTAAGTATGTTAATAAAAGTAGGCACAGGACAAACAGAATCCATAGGAAAGCTTGTAAAGCTGATACTAAGTcaaataaagcaacaaatagAGTGCCTTTGTAACAGTTACTTTTAATTCAGCTTCTATAGAAGATAACGTAAGTATTCAGTTGCAAACACACTGGATTGTCACATCCTGGAAGCATTCAGGACAAAACTGGTCCTGCAACATTGTCATCATGTGCATCAGCAGAATAAGAATTCCCAGCATGGTACTATCAGTATGAAACAGTTCTGGtagttccattttattttctagtgAGAACACCTTGTAATAAACACATCTTCCCATAGTTAATCCCAACGCAGAATCCTATTCAGGGAAGAACTCTGTTGAAAGCAATGCTGAATAGttcaaattcagtattttaaaacgAGTATTTTATTCATGCTCCTGGAATACAGTGGGGAATAAAACCCGTATCACAGAGCATTCTGACACTGCTCGTGCTCCCCCAAACACACTGAGCAAAAGAGCTATAAACCGGCACTTGGCGTCACTGCCAGAGGCAAGACTGCaggcttttgttttcccttgctGACACCCTCCACAGCCCCGTTCAGGCCAGAGCCTGGCAGAGCAACACTTCAAGCGCATACCCCTGGGTGCAGAGCCCAGCGTGAGATGCCCCGAGGGGGCAGGTCTGGGGTGGGTGCCCTCTGCAGCCCTGTGGCCGGTCCTGGCCACACATGAACACAACTGTCAGAGTGGGCCTGCGCACGGTGTGAGGGTAATGGATGTTAATGAACTCCCTGTGAGGCAAGTGGAACCCAAAGAGAGAACATAGGCAAGGCTGCAGGAAAGCAAAGAACCTAGAAGACCTTCAGAGTTTCTGAGTTCTGTCGAGTTGAGACAGTAAGCAAGAGCTAAAGCCTCCCAAAAAATCTGGCAAATGGTAGCTTGATTAATGTGAAAATCATAGTACCACAAGAAGAAACATATAATTAAAGTGGATTGCATTTTTGTCATGGCTTATCCATGAGAAATACTTTGTCATGGCAAGGTTCTGGAACATGATTCTTTTACTTTCCAGAGTCAGGCATTCCCCACCTTTGCCAGTCCTCTGGCAACTTTTTAAGATCTCTTGCTTTACAGGTAAATTTGCTTAGAAATATTCCAAGTCACTCACCAACAATAAAGAGCAAATTCTTGGTGTGCTGCTGATGCGACAGAGGTTTGACCTTGAAATCCTCTCTTCTGCTGAGGTTTGCTGGAAGAAAAGTAGCTTTTACACTTACATTCCAAACATCACAactcccctctcctttctttgGGATGACTGCAGCCTTTTGTAATCTTGCTCATCAAGTTAACTAGTTTTTTTAGGTGCAGAGTTCTCAGGTTATTGACTTGACTTCTCagtattgacttttttttttcctcctgaatagTGCTAATGCAATGTCACTGTTGGGTAATTTGTCAGTAATTTGGGATACAGGTGATTAAACCCTTTCAGGTGATACAGGTGATTAAATTCAGAACATCTGTCTTTTTCTGTAACTGTGAAAGCACAGAACATTATTCTCTGGACCTCTGCAACATCACTGGTTTAGAGGgtacatgaaaaaattaaagatatCTTGTAATTATTGCatctttcagtgttttgttaGGCAAGATAGAGTAACTTAACTGTATTTACAAGTTGGATGCCATTGTCTGTctctggatggatggatggatgaatggatgtGTCTTATTTTTACATGGAGAATTCAAGATACTGAAAATGAACTAAAAGGCTTTTCAGTTTTCGGAGTGGGAATGTCCACAGGGCTTTCCTTTCCAGCTGTGAAGCTTGTATTTCAGAAACGAGCACTAGTGGCGGTTGAGTGGTCTGCGGTTTGGAGTAAGATTTTGAATTCTGGTCTCCTAGGAAAGATCAGAACTTTCTGAACTATTCTCTTTTTctagtttcttttaaaagttagGAGTTAACAGTGAGCCTTTCAGTGTAGATAGAGACACGTGAGTTGTGCTGACCTGGCGAAATCTATAACCAGGGCTTTTTGCAGGGCTTTTGCTTTGAGGTTTTTTGCTCTCCCTGAAAAACACAAATAGAGTGCCGTGAGAAATGATGCCTCGTTCAGAGATGCCAGCAGTTACTATGGTGTCCAACACCAGTATTACAGAAGAGGCATTTTCAAAGCCACAGTTCTTAATTTCTGGAATATCAGTGGACTTCATAAGCAAAATTGAAGTATTGGTTTACATAATAGAAAACTGAGCTTCACGCAAGATTTAAATTAAGCTAAGATACTGcatatttttaggaaaatgtaTGGAAATGGGCACTGTTATGAGGATTCCATTGTCTGAACTGGAACTGATAAATCCTGTGGGGGATCTTTAAAGTTTGCTTGTTAGCACTTGCAACAGCTCATTGGAATTTCCACATTAGATACAATAGCTTTTCCAATACTGGACTGAATTTTCCCCCATACTCTTGATTTGTGAACAGGGCACACGTCACAAACCTACACTACAGACAGTGAAGTACTCACACGCACGTTCTGCTTGTAACAGTGTCTTCTGTTTCACACTTCTCTAAGGCCTTGGTAAAGTTTGAATCTAATGTCAAAGTTAacttagtatttctgaattttagAAGCCGTTGTCAGTGTAACAGGACTTTGACTTTAAAATACTACTAATCTGTAGTGTTCATGAGAGCTATCACTGATGAAAggaatatttctcatttaaatgtgAACGGACACcagaacattttgaaattaaaatgctgtCATGTACAGTAGGGCAGCAGGCAGAAAATTGACATTAGCTACTTCTCTTCTTATTCAATTGTCCTTCTAGGCATATAAGAAGTGAAATTTAggtaaaaaagtaattttgtccattctgatgatttttttatcTATTGTGGATTTTGTCTTTGTGACCAGTAGTTTCAATAATTTTCCTTCTAGGTGCCTACAATAGCTGCCTCAACTGAAGCTGAAGCTCGAATCTTTTGGCTTGGTCTCATTATCTGCCCAGTTATTTGGACAGTGTTTTTCTTTAGCACCTTGTTCTCCCTGAAGCTGAAATGGCTGGTGAGTCTGGGGGTACTGAAAGACCTGACAGGTTGTTAGAGGGAAAACCCAGATCTGTTAAGTTTTGCAACAGCCTTTGGAGCCAAATCTTCCACCAATACAAAAATTCCACTAACAGCTGCAAGAAATCACAAGGACTTTTCTGCAGTCAAGCCCTGCCCTCTTAGTAATTTTTAGCCCCACTTCTGCTGATATCAGATGTCAACTCCTTCATCTAACTTGAGAACCTTAAGGGGTTGGCAAAATTATGGACTTCTTTTTAACTGTAGCAACTTACTTTTCCCCAACCTATTTCAGTCAAAGGAAACTAATAGGAGAGGACAAAAAATGGATCAGTGATGCTGGTTCTCAGGTTTTCACATCTCCTTGGGACTTGAACGTTACTTGCTCTTAAAAGTAAGGATTTTAGATCTCTGGTATCATTCCCTTTTGAAAGAACCAGTATCACAGTGCTTAAAACCTTGATAAAATGAGCTCTAAGTATGTATTTTATAGTTATTGTATTTATAAGCCATCTGcttacaaaaaacccccccacatTTTTCTAAATACAAGAGGAAATTTACCCCATATATTACATTATGTGAAGACATTTTTGCTTATGAAATCTTTGTTTTCCCCTATAAACATTAAGTGCCAAAGAATTAATTTTGTCAAGTTCCAAGCCATACTAAGTAGAATTTCTTAATTCAGTTTGAAAAGATAAAAGCATCTTGGACATGTGCAGATACATAACCAGTAACAGTCAagattacattttattattaaatgaaaCAGGGAATTCAGCTATAGGTATGAATCAATTGCAAATCATTAACTGCTTTCTAGTGCCCAAAAATGGCATTGCTAAACAAGCAGTAGTTAACATTAAACCAGCAATCTTTCTCCATGGCTCCAcctttatttttgaaaaccaGAGATTGTTTGCTTACCAAAGAGCTGGTTGGAGAAGGAACCCTAACTAGCACTGGAGGCAGGTTGCTCGGGTGCTTGTAAAAGGCAAGTTacacaaatgaaaacacaggaaCTTCCAGGAGACTGTTTCTGAgggtaagaaaaacattttttgtaagcTGTTTCATTAGTCGATCAGACAGGTTCTGCTTGCTGCTAAGCCTGTAGTACCACAAAAGGATCCAATTATTTTCACTGCCTGCTAATGCTAGGTATCAATTCATATCTATTGATCCTCTTTGTAAATCCTCTAAGTTACAGAATCTTATTTGTATGTAATAAGGCATTTGTCAGCTAAACAAGCCTGCAGGTTTGCTATGTATGTAGATGAGAAACTTTTAGGTACAAATCAGgcttaaaaaaagtgaaatgattATGGAATTGGTTGAATAGGTCCTTTTTAGAATAAGTGCTTTTAGGAAAGTAATGAAATCTTTTCAAGATACAGAATGACCAAAAAAATATGTATCAGTGTTTTGATAAAAAGAGAGGCATTTTGTACAAAGTAATTATTGTGTGTGTTGGACATAATTGGATCTCTTTGAAGGTCATTTATTATTGGAAGGAATATCCCCCTCTCATAGCCCGTATGTCTATCTAAATAGTACGTATACACGTGTACATGCACGTGTGTAGAGATATTCTGCCCATAGTCTATATATAACAGTGTCTTTGTCCCCGCTGAATTTCTGTTTATCCACAGGCTCTTGTGATAGCTGGGATCTCCCTTCAGACTGCTAATTTATATGGCTACATCCACTGCAAATTAGGGGGacaaaaaagcaccagcagaGTAACTTCAAGGTTTTTTGTCACAGCAGACGTTCCCAAGAGTAAGTACGGAGTTGTTCTGTGCAGCCCCTGGAGTAGGACATGCTGACCTGCCCACGCCGCTGGGCTCGGCTCTGCCCAGGTCTTCTCTGCCCAGCTCAGTCCTGGCAGGGCCACCTTGCCCCCAGAAGCCTCTCCTGGGGAAGGCGCTCAGAGGGGCCGTGCCCCCTCCCTTGGCTCGTGTTTGGAAGCTGCTGAAGCTTCACAACTGGGCTGCTCCCGAGCCCCACGACAAACAGCCTCCGAGTTCAGGCCTGGGAGGAAAACCTTCCGAGGCATCGCAACGCCTCTGCGTAGGCACAGCTGGGAGAGCCACCTGCAACCCGCCGGCTTCCAGCAGGCTCTTCCCTGCTTTTTAGGAAAGATCCTGACATACCAGGTTGTGCTAACAGCCACGCTTCCTGTGTTCGTTCCACAGGGCAGGCAAGGAGAATTGCCGATGACCGCACTGAAGAACACGGGAAGACAGGCACTAGATAATCAAATAAGGAAGAACGAAAATACTTATTTATGAAAGCTGTTCTCCATACGAAGATACTTGAGCAAAGCTCTTCTAGAGTTATGCCTGCATGAATAAGGATTTTATGTCATTTGTGTTTGAGTCTTTAGATTCTGAAAGGTTTAGAGCCTTTACTTAAAAGTTTCATCACAAGGTAGTTAAAACAATGCTTATAGTCTATACAGGGCACACTAAGAAAAAATCTGTCAACTAACCTGAAACTGTTAGATTATCTTGACGGAGAATTAGAATGTAATCAAAAGACAATGCTCATTGGCTTAATTTTGGAACTAcaataaacaaaaatcaaactgcCTCTCCCTCTTGTACACAATAGTGATTTCTCAAAGCTTTGCTCAATAAAAAGCAGAATTGCAATCACAAAGGGCCTCTTAAGTTACTAAAGATAACGAAGGTTTATTTTTTAGTGTTCAGCTTTAGGGCTGACTAGAAGAAAGAACAAGAGTCATGTAGCACGTTCACACAGTACTTGTGTGAAGCAACCAGTCATGTATAAATAGTTAAAATATGTTAATCTTATTCTGATACctgtaataaataaaatacagtgctTGTACTATAATTGTCTAGACTCTagtaggtgtttttttttttttaaactgatgccAGTTATAAAACAAGGAGACAATACTATACTGAATTTCACTCTAAATATAAATCTTTTCCACTGAGAGACACTGAAATGGTGTTattgagaaagagagagcaggcaTTACAATTCAACCCAGCGCAGAAGGCAGGACAAGGCCTACTGCATGCGCACGGTAGATACATCCAATACGACGCCCCGCAGCCAGCGGAGCACATTTTATATTCAACTTTCTAAACAAAGTCTTGTACCTGCCTGTCTTCAAACACCAACTTCATATTCAGGCTTTTAGTACCATGACACCGGCTGTGGACTGCACCTATGTAACACAGATGAAGACTCAGTTTTTCAGCCTTCTAGCAAACTTTGAGACCTCCTGTGACCTACAAGAATCTTGAACTACAGAAAAAACCTAAGGCAAGAATATTTATATTAAGAATTTATTTGCAATATACAAAAAGAATACATTCCTCCTATTAAATCAAGGCATAAGTTACTTTTCTGTAATTAAACATGAACTACATTTTTATTCCATTCATAGATTagataatcttttcttcttgaaaatggTGTTGATCACAGTATTCCTGAATCCCTGCAAAGACAcggaaaaaataatataaataatatttgtgCATCAGGAGTTAGTTACTGCTGCATCACTCTGTCCCCCGTTGGTACAATATCACAAGTTGGGCCTTTACTGCAGTGAAAACGGCTTTAGGAATTTCCCagctgtttctatttttaaacgGTATGTCACCAGCTCTTTAGGCAGTTCTTGTATGGGTTTTTGTGCAGTTACAGGTAGAAGTGGAGGCAGTAATTCACCAGCTGTATCATGCTGGGCTACGGTGAGCGCCCCTCTGCAGGCCTGCTTGAGAATCGCAGAACTTTGCTGTGAGAGCAAGTACACCCACATCTCTGAAAACTGATGACTGAAGCCAGACAGCGAAACCAGCTACAAAATACCATTTCATTACTGCTTTAAAAGCCTGTCATAACTGATGCCCAGAAGTGAACATAGGATTTGCACCTGTTACTTTCATAACTGCTATGCACATctactgtttttattatttatggcAGAATAACATACTTCTGTTTAGAACCTTTATATATTGCAGAAGTGCTGAGAGCTGAGAGGATGCTTTTGCAGAGTGATTGTCAGACTTACTTTGAATGATATTCCTGTAAGACAATGTAGCTGGAGACTCAGGTGCTTCAGACAAGAAAGACTGACCTTTGTCACAACTTTTTCCttgaaggaaagggaaaaacatgaaagcaaagcaatgggaaaagaTGAACTTTTCTTTGTTTAACCCTTTATTCTGTTCCCAGTCACACCCTTCCAAAGAGCCACGTGTGTCTTTTAAGAAGACTTTTAAAAGGTCCTTACGTCAGTAACATAACTAGAGCTACACCTTACAGTTTTACAAAGGAATGCTATTA
This portion of the Strix uralensis isolate ZFMK-TIS-50842 chromosome 16, bStrUra1, whole genome shotgun sequence genome encodes:
- the TVP23A gene encoding Golgi apparatus membrane protein TVP23 homolog A isoform X1, whose amino-acid sequence is MKQALVDDTEDVSLDFGSEEELALRKAKIRHPLATFFHLFFRVSAIITYLFCDWFSNSFVACFVTILLLLSFDFWSVKNVTGRLLVGLRWWNQIDEDGKSHWVFEAKRVPTIAASTEAEARIFWLGLIICPVIWTVFFFSTLFSLKLKWLALVIAGISLQTANLYGYIHCKLGGQKSTSRVTSRFFVTADVPKRQARRIADDRTEEHGKTGTR
- the TVP23A gene encoding Golgi apparatus membrane protein TVP23 homolog A isoform X2 encodes the protein MKQALVDDTEDVSLDFGSEEELALRKAKIRHPLATFFHLFFRNVTGRLLVGLRWWNQIDEDGKSHWVFEAKRVPTIAASTEAEARIFWLGLIICPVIWTVFFFSTLFSLKLKWLALVIAGISLQTANLYGYIHCKLGGQKSTSRVTSRFFVTADVPKRQARRIADDRTEEHGKTGTR